From Labeo rohita strain BAU-BD-2019 chromosome 18, IGBB_LRoh.1.0, whole genome shotgun sequence, the proteins below share one genomic window:
- the n4bp1 gene encoding NEDD4-binding protein 1, producing the protein MSTTRPLLGMKRITEVTCTEPPGGRQSPTASRTLSEPPTVDEFTVHEDKQTELRCSKPKVEQVFQVTFTIIGLLDHTGAHGSKASRQIWLQLKGKKEDVSKAKEYVKGLCDPELQKEEWYPVDMHCIFAGARGLFLDRLLRDTSAEVQVLEPGRLRLSGSVEAVVMAQSRIQQFVALFQEKRSLPADREPIVKRTFKTFVEDRADKYAMELLLLPSALKEELLGLAQSPTQPIAIIDLEQDRSQTSTPVTDLSNRILDATFEDKTASPATTPDVMPGLNGRPCNKRRSSESEQRDTKRQYSLERREEEQLEERQREREREPSQTWTVTSSKGMLAASESTNESEAVSPETNLRCLVNFFRTMGYQQEVVERVVRETGQTEDTFLLLERIVEETQKSQGTQRTSRTPDPSPCANASSTSTCIRLKDKERAQMRALAEIKCKENIRPPSTNGIGQKSQTSSVPLVSTTLKRNNGAQNDVCEVIIIDDDDNDFPETERKPRMATLDLKSEPRFDYLPRGSSQTMVPVRMESVTNLRSSSQGPPLRSTDTRPGCSYQTLPGRAPLPRSEAHSTSKPAPLTGMSRFQQSLRTPYRLVLQNEPGCTDLRHIIIDGSNVAMAHGLHRIFSCRGIAIAVEAFWRRGHREITVFVPQWRQKKDPNITEQHFLTQLENLRLLSFTPSREVCGQRISSHDDRFLLHLAEKTGGVIVTNDNLRDFVNQSEAWRRIIQERLLQFTFVEDHFMIPDDPLGKNGPHLDEFLFKDRRGSPLMATPRIDLRATPSVYASATQSTAHPPSPSHWPHSGPPDWHLPRPSPSPPPQRSPLETTELKRKLYDIFPDQKQRIDRILSDNPYMRDLNALSGLLLG; encoded by the exons atgtcaacaaCGCGGCCCCTCCTCGGGATGAAGCGAATCACCGAGGTAACCTGCACGGAGCCGCCGGGAGGCAGGCAGTCCCCGACCGCCAGCAGAACGCTGTCCGAGCCCCCCACCGTAGACGAGTTTACGGTACACGAGGACAAGCAGACAGAGCTGAGATGCAGCAAACCGAAGGTCGAACAGGTTTTCCAAGTGACATTTACGATTATTGGGCTCTTGGATCACACTGGAGCCCACGGAAGTAAGGCTTCCAGGCAGATCTGGCTCCAGCTGAAGGGAAAAAAGGAGGATGTGTCGAAAGCAAAG GAGTATGTGAAAGGCCTATGTGACCCAGAGCTTCAGAAGGAAGAATGGTACCCTGTGGACATGCATTGCATTTTTGCCGGTGCTCGTGGACTCTTTTTAGACCGGCTGCTTAGAGACACAAGTGCAGAGGTGCAAGTTTTGGAGCCGGGCCGTCTAAGGTTGAGCGGGAGCGTGGAGGCTGTCGTCATGGCTCAAAGTCGCATTCAACAGTTTGTCGCCCTCTTTCAAGAGAAGCGAAGCTTGCCGGCTGACAGAGAGCCTATAGTTAAGCGCACTTTTAAGACTTTTGTAGAAGACCGGGCTGATAAATATGCCATGGAGCTGCTTTTGCTGCCTAGTGCCCTCAAAGAGGAACTTTTGGGCTTGGCCCAAAGCCCTACACAGCCTATAGCTATCATAGACCTTGAGCAGGACCGCTCCCAAACTAGCACACCCGTAACAGACCTCTCCAACCGTATTCTTGACGCCACTTTTGAGGATAAAACCGCAAGTCCTGCGACCACTCCTGATGTTATGCCTGGTCTAAATGGTCGTCCTTGCAACAAGCGGCGGTCCTCTGAAAGCGAGCAGAGGGACACTAAGAGACAATACTCATTGGAAAGGAGAGAAGAAGAGCAGTTAGAAGAGCGACAACGAGAGCGAGAGCGAGAGCCAAGTCAAACTTGGACAGTTACGTCTTCAAAAGGGATGCTAGCAGCTAGTGAATCGACGAATGAAAGTGAGGCGGTGAGTCCAGAGACTAACTTGCGCTGTCTTGTAAACTTCTTCCGAACTATGGGCTACCAACAGGAGGTGGTGGAGCGGGTGGTGCGTGAGACGGGGCAGACAGAGGACACGTTTTTACTTCTGGAACGAATTGTGGAAGAGACTCAGAAGAGCCAAGGAACACAGCGCACTTCTCGGACACCTGATCCGTCCCCCTGCGCAAACGCCTCGTCCACATCTACCTGCATCAGGCTCAAAGACAAAGAACGTGCGCAGATGCGAGCGCTCGCAGAAATCAAGTGCAAAGAAAACATTAGACCTCCTAGCACTAACGGCATAGGTCAGAAGAGCCAGACAAGCAGCGTGCCACTGGTTTCTACCACACTTAAAAGAAACAATGGTGCGCAGAATGACGTGTGTGAAGTGATCATCATTGACGATGATGATAACGACTTCCCAGAAACAGAGAGGAAGCCCAGAATGGCTACACTTGATTTGAAATCAGAGCCCCGGTTTGATTACTTGCCCCGTGGTAGCTCTCAAACAATGGTTCCAGTGAGGATGGAGAGTGTGACGAATCTCCGCAGCTCCTCTCAAGGCCCTCCCCTCCGGAGCACCGACACACGACCAGGATGTTCTTACCAGACGCTCCCTGGACGGGCGCCTTTACCTCGTTCTGAGGCACATAGCACTTCTAAACCTGCACCCCTCACTGGCATGTCTCGTTTCCAGCAGTCCCTGAGAACCCCCTACCGACTAGTCCTACAAAATGAACCGGGCTGCACTGATCTGCGACACATCATCATCGATGGGAGCAATGTGGCAATGGC ACATGGACTCCATCGAATCTTTTCTTGTCGTGGAATCGCCATCGCTGTGGAGGCCTTCTGGCGCAGAGGGCACAGAGAAATCACTGTCTTTGTTCCTCAGTGGAGACAGAAAAAAGACCCCAACATCACTG AACAACACTTTCTGACCCAGCTGGAAAACCTGCGACTCCTTTCTTTCACCCCGTCTAGAGAAGTATGTGGACAGAGAATTTCCTCCCATGATGACAG GTTCCTACTTCATCTGGCTGAGAAGACAGGTGGAGTTATAGTCACCAATGACAATCTGAGGGACTTTGTGAACCAGTCAGAAGCATGGAGAAGGATTATTCAGGAGAG ACTCTTACAGTTCACCTTTGTAGAAGATCACTTTATGATCCCAGATGACCCACTTGGAAAGAATGGACCTCACCTAGACGAGTTTCTATTTAAAGACCGTCG AGGTAGTCCCCTAATGGCCACACCGAGGATAGACCTTCGGGCAACCCCGTCAGTATACGCCTCGGCAACGCAGTCCACAGCACATCCCCCTTCCCCTTCGCACTGGCCACACTCCGGACCTCCAGACTGGCACCTTCCCCGACCGTCCCCTTCTCCACCTCCACAGCGGTCGCCCTTAGAAACCACAGAGCTCAAGAGGAAGCTGTACGACATCTTTCCTGACCAAAAGCAGCGCATTGACCGTATCCTCAGCGACAACCCATATATGAGGGACCTGAATGCTCTATCAGGCCTTTTGCTGGGCTGA